In Setaria italica strain Yugu1 chromosome IX, Setaria_italica_v2.0, whole genome shotgun sequence, the genomic stretch atcacattcaatggctcaacaatagtggtaaggTTAGGGTAACGAGACTTATAcgaattaattttgctattggatcATATCATGATGTTGTTGAATGTGATGTTGTGCCTATGGAAGCTTGTAATATTTTGCTAGGTAGACCATGGCAATTTGATATggattgtatgcatcatggtagatcaaatcagtattctctcatacatcatgataagaaaattattttgcTTTTCTATGTCTCTTGAAGCTATTGtgcgtgatgatgttgctaaagctacAAAAACTAAAATTGAGAGCGATAAAAATGCCAAATCTGTTagtagtaagaaagatgagataagattgaaaggacattgcttgatattaatgaattggttgcttccacttctattacctatgctttggtatgcaaggatgctttAATTTCAATTCACCATATGCAGCATTTTTTGCCCCCTGATTTTACTAACATTTTGCAGAAGTATTCTGATGTGTTTCCAAGTGAGATACTAGTGGGGCTGTCACCAATACGAGGTATTGAACaccaaattgatcttattcctGGTGCATCTTTGCCAAACCGTGCGCCATACAGGACAAATCCGGAGGAAACGAAAGAAATTCAGTGATAAGTGTaagaactactcgacaaaggttATGTGCGTGAATCCCTTAGTCCTTGTGTTGTTCTGATTATTTTagtgcctaagaaagatggaacatgacaTTTGTGTTTTGATTGTAGAGCTATtaataatatcaccattcgaTGTCGACACCCTATTCCATGTTtggatgatatgcttgatgaattGAGCGGTGTTGTTGTGTTTTTCAAAGTTTATTTGCGtagtgggtaccaccagattcatTTGAAATTGgaagatgaatggaaaactacTTTCAAAACTAAATTTGTTTTATATGAGTTGTTAGTTATGCCTTTTGGattaactaatgcacctagtactttcatgagattaatgaacgAGGTTTTGCGTGCTTCaattggaaaatttgttgtagTCTACTTTGATGATGTATTGATTTACAGCAACTCTACGGATGAACATCTTGATCACTTATGTGCTATTTTTAATACTTTACGAGATGCAAgtttatttggtaaccttgagaagtgcaccttttgcaccaATCGAGTGTCTTTTCTTAACTATGTTGTGACTCCAAAAGGAATCGAGGTTGATCAAGCCAAGGTAGAAGCTATACAGGGATGGCCTGTACCAAAGACTATCACATAGGTGCGGAGTTTCCTAGGACTTGTTGGTTTTTATCGCCGTTTTGTGAAGGacttcagcaccattgctgcaACTTTGAATAAGCTTACAAAGAAGGTAGTGCATTTTAGTTGGGGCAAAGTACAAGAGAACTCCTTCAATatgctgaaagataagttgacacatgcaccccttctccaacttcctgattttaataaaacttttgagcttgaatgtgatgttagtggaattggattgggtggtgttttattacaagaaggcaaacctgttgcatactttagtgaaaaattgagcgGACCTAttctgaattattctacttatgacaaggaattgtatgctcttgtttgcacattagaaacatggcagcattacttgtggcccaaagaatttgttattcattctgatcgAAGCATATTCATAGTCAAGAAAAATTGAAtcgtagacatgctaagtgggttgaatttattgaatcttttccttatgttattaagcacaagaaagggaaagagaatatTATTGTTGATATTTTGTCTAGGAGATATATCTTACTGAATtaacttgattacaaaatctttggattagaaacaattaaagaccaatatgttCATGacgctgattttaaagatgcgtTGCTACATTGTAAAGATGGGAAATGATGGAACGAATTCATCAttagtgatgggtttgtgtttagagctaacaagctatgcattccagctagctctgtttgtttgtttttgctGCAAGAAGCATatggaggtggcttgatggggTATTTTGGAGTAAAGAAAACGGAGGACATACTTGCTGGtaatttcttttggccaaagatgagaagagatgtggaCAGATTTGTTGCTCGTTACACGACATGTCAAAAGGCTAAGTCACGGTTAAATCCACAAggtttgtatttgcctctacctGCTCCTAGCGCTCCTTAGGAAGATATgtctatggattttgtgttgggttTGCCAAGAACTAGGAAGGGACAtgatagtgtgtttgtggttgttgatagattttctaagatggcacatttcatactatgtcataaaactgatgatgctactcatattgctgatttgttctttcgagaagttattcgtttgcatggtgtgcccaacacaattgtttctgatcatgatactaaatttcttagtcatttttggaagactttatGGGAAAAACTGGGAACtaagcttttatttttttactacatgtcatccctaaactgatggtcaaaTTGAAATTGTAAATAGAACTTTATCTACTTTGTTAAGGGTTGTTTTAAAGAAGAACATTAAGATGTAAATAGATACGGAGTTGAGTCTAAATCCATATGAAAACAGACTttataaggattccatgaagtagtTGAACGTCCCAATCCGAGTTCGTATGCAACCGTGGTGACCGTCACAAGTTGGTGGTGTCCTGCAGTCCGAATCTAGCCTGCGCaaatccttttccctttcgatCTTCTCCCTGATTCCTAACCAAAATAAGAGTGCAcgtgtctccatggtctaaatataaTAAAcatgaactcaagagtgaattcacttgatgattaagttgacgagcatgGGCGCGAGTAATAGGATCAGAAATTGGTACTCGTGTCGGTGTGGATGTATCATtcgtgttgatgtcctcatcacttcCTCGTGACACGCTTCGCTGGCCCCCTCGCACCACCGGCCACCCTCGcccagagagagagaaagagagagaggtgggGCCACGCACCTCGTCCTGCCGCGCCACCACCCATTAGAtcccgctgcccccgccgcgcctccacACTCTCCCACCGCGCCAGCCAGCAAATCTGCGTCGTGTTGTAGATCCCACTGCTCCACACACCATCGCCCGCTGTTGCTCCACGCGCCGTCACCCGCTGCAGCTCCCCGCACCATCGCCTGCCACTCCACCTCTACGCTCCCCCACCACCGTGCTgtcacctcacctcgccccgccgccgctcctcaccggCGTCGCCACGAGGGGCAcgcggaggggagaggggaggggtgggGCGCGTCTAGAATGGGAGGAAGAGAAGCCATCGGGCACTGCTGGCTGCCGTGgagggagaagggagagaggagggccgtttggggggggggagagagagagtcaCGAGTGGATAAGACGGTAAGGAGCGGACGCGTGCGGTGGACTTCAATCCAACGAAGTCCAAATTTTTCGGATCCCCACCCaccaattagtaccgggtggaggatTCACCTGGTACAAAAGGTTGCCAATTAGTTGTAAGGAGCGGACGCGTGCGGTGGACTTCAATCCAACGAAGTCCAAATTTTTCAGATCCCCACCCaccaattagtaccgggtggaggatTCACCTGTTACAAAAGGTTGtcaattagtaccgggtgaaacctccacctggtactaaaggccctcaggcacattagtatcggttggaggcttcaaccaaTACTATTGTGCAACCTTTAgtcactcggtactaaaggggttcacgGGGTCTCGTCGGGGACTAGCTGTTAggcctggtactaatgctctCATAGTAGTTAGTACCGAGCCAAAATACAACTGGTACTGAGCCTCAGGACAAATGCTCAGTTTTCGTGCTGGGTCCAGCCCATGTATTTCCTACTGTCCGTATGCAAATTCCAAAGCTGTTGTGTGGCCTTGGTTCTTCACTTTCTCTTGCGTACAGAGGAAAAGACTGGTTCAACCCAGGGTCTAGCCCATTTCTGACTCCACCCCTGGCTGAAAAATCCTCATACATTCACATGAAACCTTTAAAGTTTAAGCCGTGAGGGACATGGAGTAGTTGAACTGGCAGCGCGGTAAACCTCGGCGGCGAAGCAAACACAAATGGTATAATGAGCCATAGCATCAGCAAAACATTATTACAATTGGTTCTTCTGAATCTCTCCCTTGAATGGAGGAATGAGGGGAAGAACCGTTCATATAAAAACTTTAATGACTCTTGTGTATACTTTGTTTTCAGCTTCCGGTCAGCACCCGTTTCATCGTTTGCATTGCATGTGCTTCCTGTTGTTGACGACGACCGGATCCCATCTTTGCTCAGCTAGTTTGGAATGGTCGATTTCAGAATGTCAAGTCTACAAATAGCCGCCATTAATCCATAATCCTTTTGAACTTCTAGTAGAAGGAACAGAAATATATGGTTAATTTCACTCCGGCCAGGACGACTCAGCAGTATTTAAATTTGCATATTTGATATAAATGTTCAGGCCGGCTCTTTGCCTGCAATAGCCCCTTCCAAAAAAAACTCAGCTGTATTTATGTGCTAATTACGTTGATGGTCTCCAAGGAGTTTAATTAATTTCTTGCTTGACTTTTCATGTCGTTGGGTAAAGATTTAGTCAATAGATCCGCGTATTACAGCTCGGAGATGTTCGCAAGATGTTTGCACATCTCCGCCGAATGCGAAAGAAGGATAAAATTTGCTGATCCATTTGGAAGTGTCAAAGTGAATTAAGACGTATATTATTGCTTCGCAGACAGTGTTGTGGATGAGCATCAAATGGTCGTGGCAAAGTCTCTGTTTCACTGCCAGAGAAATGGCATGCCCTTTGTATTCGTATTTTCCGGAAAGGGGAGAAAACGATTTCGATAGAATGGAACCATGCAGGGGTGGCTAACGAGCAACCTTGATTTTTTTGAGCTTTTGTTTCAAATtcattcctttttatttattatagCATTCCCTATCATTTGAGAGACCTAATTTCAAACCGAGAGTACTGAGCCGAGCGAGGTAAGTAGCTTGAGTAAAATCAACCTCAATCAAGATCATCTAACTACAGAAGAAAAATGTTGTAACCggagcaaattaaaaaaaaatgtatacgTGCAGGTGCAGCCACCCCTCTATTCAGGAAAATAATTTCAAAACGAGCCAGCTTAgtgatttttttatgaaatagtGTTTTTTTTGTCAGCCCTACGTAGTATATATGTAGCCACCTTTCTACCTAGAAAGATAATTACTGCTTCATCCATTTCAAATAGCAGAtccttttgatttttctagatacatacgTACAGTAAAAGTATATGTATCTATAAAAGTCAATACGACGTACAATTTGGGGTGGAAGGAGTATTACACACTTTCTCCATTCTAGCCGTAACCTTTTCTGTAAAAACGTGCGCAAGAATGCATTCGGTGTCTGTTGCGATCAAGGTTTTCTATTTCGAAAGGTGCACAGTGAAAGCTCCAGGATAGAGAAATTAAACATGCGAAACCAGTAAACCCTCACACGTGTTTTGCACGCGAATACAATACAATACAATCGATCGATGCCCATGCACGCATCTCAATCGACGCGCACCCGGCCCATTACTTGCACGCCGGCAAATCCTTGCCGCGTCGCTGACGACTTGCTGCATGaccctgctgctgccgccgctgagGGCAGTGGCTATATAAACGTGGGCAGAAGCATCCCATCCTCCCAACGAAGAGCACCGAGCTTTCCAGCGTTCGAGAGAAACAAGCTCAGCAACCCCCGCACACGAGCGGATAAGCTTCgactgatcgatcgatcaagaAACAGTTCTGCGACATGGCTTTCGCGATCAAAGCTGCATCGACTTCCTACTCCACTTTCTCGCCGGCGGATCAGCCGTCGCTCTCGAGGCTGGCGGCGACCGCGGCGGTGAAGATGCCGGCGGGGCGGGGGAAGGCTGCAGCGGCGGTCGTCATCCGGgcggtcgccgcggcggcggctccgctttccccggcgccggccaggTCAGCGGGCAAACGATGCCTGCCGGTGTCGCAGACCATGGCCAGGCTCAAGGCGCATGGCAAGGTGTGTACTCCTGTCGTATGTAGAATGTAGCCTTGGATTGCGTGTACGGATTCTTACCTAGCTCTGGTTTACCGTGTGCATGACCGCAGACGGCGTTCATCCCGTACATCACCGCCGGCGACCCCGAcctggcgacgacggcggaggcACTGCGGCTGCTGGACGCCTGCGGCGCCGAcgtcatcgagctcggcgtgccCTTCTCCGACCCCTACGCCGACGGGCCGGTCATCCAGGCTTCGACGGCGCGGGCGCTCGCGAGCGGCACGACGCCGGACGGTGTCCTGGCGATGCTGAAGGAGGTGACGCCGGAGCTGTCGTGCCCGGTGGTGCTCTTCTCCTACTTCAACCCCATCGTGCACAGGGGGCTCGCtgacttcgccgccgccgccaaagaAGCCGGTGCTCACGGTCTCATAGTACCTGATCTCCCGTATGCGGCGACGTGTGCTCTCAGGAGTGAAGCTATGAAGAACGAGCTCGAGCTGGTAGGTCCATTCACCATCCAGAAAAAGTTGTACCTTTTATGAAGGAGAAGCATTTTCCTATTTTATATTACAATTAAGAAAGCTTGTGCATGACATGAACAATGGCTGCATGCAGGTGCTGCTCACAACACCAAGTACACCAGAAGATAGGATGAAGGAGATCACAGAAGCATCAGAAGGATTTGTTTATCTGGTAAGTACCGGTGTATAAAATGCTTCAATCCAAATTGTCTTTGAAAGCTTAGCTTGTGCTGAACTTGCTGATAACAATTCCTCATCATCCTTATCAATCATCGTAGGTGAGCGTCTCTGGAGTTACGGGTCCCCGCGCAAACGTGAACGCACGTGTCGAGTCCCTTATCAAGGAGGTTAAACAGGTACACGTCATGCAAAAAAGGAATTAAAAGTACATTTTTTCATTTTATCTTTATTAACAGACAACAGCGTGGTTCCACTGTGAAGATCGAATACTATCAATCACTGAGCTCGTATTTATGCTTGCAGGTCATTGACAAACCTGTGGCTGTGGGCTTTGGCATCTCGAAACCCGAGCATGTAAAGCAGGTAAGAGAAAAACATTACTAACATAAAACTCTGACAAGCATAGGGCGTGTTTGATACgaaaggctaaactttagcaggattATATCGGATATtcagatattaattaggaggattaaatatgagttaattacaaaactaattgcacagatggagtctaatttcgtgagacgaatctattaagtctaaattaatccatcattagcaaatggttactgtagcaccacattgtcaaatcatggactaattaggcttaatagattcgtctcgcgaataagactccatctgtgcaattagttttataattagactatgtttaatactcctaactagtatcaaatatccgatgtgacgggtactaaagtttagctggaggtatccaaacacccccttattcaTGCATTTCATTGCACAATCTGACTGAATATTTCTCCGCACATTGTTCATGGCCAGATTGCAGAGTGGGGTGCAGATGGGGTGATTATTGGCAGCGCAATGGTGAGGCAGTTGGGTGAAGCGGGGTCTCCCAAAGAAGGTTTGAAAAGATTAGAGGAATATGCCCGGAGCATGAAGAATGCACTGCCATAATGCGTAGATATATACATGTGCCAATAAATCAGCTCGACTCTTCTTTGGTCTCCGACAGAGAAAGATGTACACTAGTCATTGATGCTTTGTATCTTAGTGTCGATCGAGATCTCATTATCGTCATGGTCGGCTGCGGTCTTCATCATtgcctctcccgccgccgcggcggttgTCATTGCTGTCATGCTGTTGGTCGTTGTAGGCGTTGTTGTCGACGTCGTTGTTGGCGGGTGGGTTTGCGTTCTGGTCCACCACTTCTTCGTGGATTGGCTCCATCCAACCTCCTGCGCGGTCGCCTCGTCGGTGGTTGGATCTGCTATGCTCGAATCAGCTCCGAGAGTGTCGAGTAGCTTTGGATCGAGAGTGTGCGGGTCGGTTGTTGATCTGCTCCTCGATCTGATTGTTGGCGACTTGGAGTCATGCCTGGATCTGTCAGATCTGGTCCAACTCTGGAAGATTTTCCAGGCCGGCGAAAGCGGCTcccaggttggcctggggtgtaGCAAAGACGTTGTGGCTGGCTTGCTCGAGGTCAGCTAATAGATTATGGATGCGTACATGGCGCCTGCGTCTATCCCGAGCACCGCCTTGGTCGGCATTGTCATGGTCGTTGCGCAGCTGTTGGTGCTAGTTGCCTGCTGCATCTGCGTTAGCAGCAGGTTGTTGCTGGGCgttggcttgctcctgttggcaccgTGCTGCGTGGTTCTGATTCCTGGCGTTACGACTTTCTTCCTGAGATTCCGTTTCACCATCCGGGGTGGCTCATCAGCGGAGACCACGAAAGCTTCTCGATCGGGcgtggaggagttgctctcatcgTCGCTTCCATAGGGATTTGTCGTTAGGATGATGTGAGGCACCTGGAATTCATCGCAGTCCAAAAACTAGGCAGGTTCGggtgggtctccagattggatctggaaagccTGGTCAAGTTTAGCGGAGTACTCGGTGGCCGAGTTCCGCGGATCGAAGGGGACGCGGGACGGACCCTGCGCTAACCTTGTTGAACGTAGCGCCACCTCAGACAGGTTTATACACTCAGCAATAGTGCTACTGATGTGAGCCGGCCCCGCGATCAGGTCagagggcatgggtgggcggGTGATGGCGAGTAGATTTGGAATCttctcggagagagagagagagagagagagagagttcaccgacttgctgggcaagcggcatgacgatccttgggtggagaacttGTTCCTCCGGAGCGGATCTGACGGAAGTTGAGCTGGTGCTGGACGCCGAGTCGGCAGAAGACGTCGAGTCGACGGAAGAAGTGGTCGGATTGGAATCTACCGGCATGGTCCCGAAACAAATCTAAACCGGGTTGgcaaggaagtccttcatgctctcggggaaaaCAATTCCAGgatgggatgccatcgaggtcaCCAAAAGGGTCTCGCAACCACCCCCTACTTGgcgtgccaactgtcggatttagtagctcggcagtccaccaggggttacccaagtgattgatttgtaggtgaaggCGATTGCGAAACAaaaactcaaaggtgatcgcgagaacatgAAGGGGACACAggagttttagacaggttcgggtctccgaggagtaataccctacgtcctgtgttttggTGGATTATATTGCTCAATGCTTAGATACCCTtgggaggctcccttggccaccttatatgggctgacgacctagggttacaagtcggtttgaatctaatctactcggtagttacatggaagttaatctgagtcggattacaacacgtGTTCCACGAAATCCAGgttgtcttgttgccttgatgtGCACTTCAAataacttcatgtcctcggcccgCATGCCCTAGTCGGACGGGCCATTTATCAGGTTCGGCCAGTATCCTGATCGGTGGGGACTCATGAGGTACCATATCCCTCGTTATATTAGGCTGTTAGCATGTACATTATAAAAATCAATAATCTAGCTGGTTGGTTGCTGACAAGTAGTCCGATTCAGGATGAAGCCAGAAAATTTTTACTCGCAATTTTTCAAGGTGGACCGGGCAAACATTTGTCACACAATATCTATCTATTGCGTATTGCGCTGTTGACTTCAAATATATGCCGGGAATCACAAACCATcctagaaaaagaaaatcatgcaGGGTAGCTCCATGTGGTTTATTTCTCTTCAGCCGGCGGCTTCGATATAATTTAGAGGGAACTATACTGGAAAGATACACTGAAACGGTAGGCACATGTTGCACGCACTGACGACAAGCGTGCAAGCGGTAACATCTGTAGTCTGCTGCAGGGTTTCGGGGCACACATGACTGATCGGCAAGTCAACTGTTGCTCAAAACTGCAGGGCCTCCATCCATTATATATTGCTCTATTTCCttctctggaaaaaaaaaactgcggCGCCGAcgtcatcgagctcggcgtacCCTTCTCCGACCCCTACGCCGCTGACGGGCCCGTCATCCAGGCTTCAACGACCCGGGCGATAACATTTCGGTAATTGTCGTATTCAACCGTCACAGGTGAGCGTCAACGGCGTTACAGGTCCCCGCACGaacgttttttttaaaaaactggcaggagagctgcctgTTATATTAAAAAGAGATTGGAGGTCTTTAGAGGCCAAAAATATACAAATTACTGTAAAAAAAGCGACACAAAGGAATTATTCCCCTGCCCGTCAGTAAGGGGGGTGGCGGGCGCAACAATAGACATTAGGATGGATGCACTAGGTTTGCCAGGTGCTTTGCTCCGGCTATCATCCATATGGACGCCTTATCTTTAATGAGTTGTGTGACCTGCTGAGTGGTCGCTTCTTTGTGATAGAAGATTCTAGCGTTGCGCTCCTTCCATGCTACCCAACATACTAGGATAATAAGTGATTTTAGCCCCTGCCGATCCGTGCACACCGTCTTAGCCAGTTCCAACCACCATTGATGCATTGAGACCGTCTGTGGCCACCTATGCGGAAGCAAGTTGCTTGTGGTTGTCCAATGGGCCATTTCTTCCTAGACCTGCTTGGTGAATCTGCATTCGGTGAAAAAGATGGGCCGCAGTCTTTGTTCTTCTACATAGGGGGCAGTTTCCAGAGTTAGCCCATCCCCGAGCTTGTAGTCTATTAGATGTCCACACCCAGTCTTGTAGCAGTAGCCATGCAAAGAATTTGCCTTTCGGAGGGGTCCATAATTTCCAAACAATTTTTTGAAAGTTTGTTTGTGACAATCCAATGAACTGTGCACGGTAAGGGGACGTGGTTGTGTATTATCCATTATTTGTGAATTTCCATCGTATTGTGTCCCTTACATCCTGCTGCAGGTTTGCCTCCCGTGTTGCGCACCACAACAAAATGAATTCCACAAAGTGTTGTGCAGAAAATGAATGGTGTCGCAGATTAATGTCTCTTATCCATTTATTGTTTGTTAGCGCCTGTTTGAGTGACCCTTTCTTACAGTGACTGATCTGGAATAGGTGCGGTGCCATATCGCAGGGGCATTGTCCCTGTAACCAAGCGCTAGTAGTTGTTGCCCCATCTCCGACTTCAATAGATGTTGCAGCTGCAAATAGTAGTTGGTCGGTTCTGGAGCATGGCAAGTCATCGTCATTCTAGAGTTTATCATCATCTGACCACTGCCGCCATAGCCAGCGTAGTCTTAGCGCTCTTGCAAAGCGCCTGAGGTGTAAAATGCCTAGGCCACCCATGTTGGTGGGGCGAGCCGATCTTGCCCAATGGACTTTGCATTTAGCGCCTGTAAGCACTTCTGCTCCAGCCCATAGGAATAGTTTCCTTTTATTATCAATTTCTTTAAGGACGCTCCTTGGCGCTCATAGAGATGTAAGGTAGTAGATGACCTGTGATGTGAGCACCGATTTAACAAGAGTCAGACGATCGGCATGACTAATGTTCTTCCCGTTCCAGATGGTCAGCTTCGCTACCTTCTTGTCTATTAGAGGTTGGAAATCTACACACCGCAGTCTCTAGGTAGTTAATGGAAGGCCCAAGTATTTGATTGGGAAGCTGCCACGCTTGGCCGGTAGGGAGCATAATATCTCATCCAAGTCGAGGCCTGCGTAGCTTAATGGAACGACCGTAGATTTGTGGAAATTTGTGTTTAGGCCTGATGCGTCTCCGAACCGTGAGAGGAGTTCCATCAAGTTGGATATGTCGTTATGCATTGGATTGATGAAGATGGCCATGTCGTCAGCGTACATTGAGACTTTTAGGTTGTTCGTGCGGCCCGGCAGTTTTGATAGATATCCCCGGTCAGTCGCTATCTTCAAAAGCTTTTGTAGTGGATCTATAGCAATGATGAAAAGAAGAGGGGATAATGGGTCCCCTTGTCTTAATCCTCTCCCATGTTTGATCGGCACGCCTGGGGTGCCATTGAGGAGTACCCGCAAGGATGATGTGTGTAGGAGGGTTGCAACCCAGTTGCACCAGCAGGCAGGGAAACCTAATCTCTACATGAGGGGTAGTAGGTATTCCCATTTAATAGAGTCAAAAGCCTTTGCAATATCAAGCTTTAGGAAGAGGGTGGAGTCTTGTTTCTATGGAGGCACCAGATCTTAGTTCTAGCAAACATGAAGTTGTCGTGGATGCTCCGTTTTTTTATGAAGGCAGTCTGGTTCTTAGAGACAATAGAATTCATGTGCGGCGCGAGTCGTGCAGCCATTTCTTTTGTTATAATTTTGATGAACGAGTGGATGAGGCTTATGGGTTGAAAGTTGCATATATCTTCAGATCCTTCCTTCTTTGGGATCAGGATAATGTTAGCGGAGTTTATTAGGCTTAAGCTTGAAGTGCGGAGGAGGTGAAAAGCATTAACGGCATTCATGACGTCGTGTTTAATAATGTCCCAGCATTCTTGAAAGAACGCAGCAGTGAACCCATCCGGTTCCGGCGCCTTGTCACTCGGTATTAGCTGAATTGCCCGTTTGATCTCCTCTTTTGTGAAGGCCAAGTCGAGGTCCTCTAAGTTATGTCATTGCAAATTCAGGATGTCCCGGTTGATGTCATTTTGCCTTGGCAGCGGTCGTTTCATGGCACCCGTGAAGTTATTTGTCACCACCGTTGCCTTTTCAGTATGTGAAAGTGCCCAGCCTTATCCTTTATATAACCTTTGTATGAAATTTTTCCGTCGTCGTGCATTCACTTTGCGATGAAAGAAGCGTGAGTTTGCGTCGTCGAATTTGATGTTTGTGATGCGTGATGCTTGTTTCTTCCTGACCTTCTCAATTACGGACAGCCCTAGCACTCTCTTTTTCAGCTTTAGCCTGAAGTTCTTCTCTTCATCTGTTAGCAATCTTTGTTCCTAGGCTATGTCCAATCGAAAGATGACCTCCAGGGCCATGTGAAGCTGCTGAGTGGTCTCTGAGGTTAGTCCTCTACTCCACTTACGTAGCGAATGTGCTGTGTTTAGGAGCTTATGGTATAGAATGTGGAAGGGCTCATGATGCTCTGTGGCCTCATTCCATGCGCGCTCAACAACTTGTTTGAACTATGGTAGCTTCATCCAGAAGTTCTCGAATTTGAACGATCGCGGCTTCCTCGGGCCATTGCAGTTTGAGAATAGGAGTGGGTAGTGATCGGAGTGCCTTGTGGAAAGGGCGTGGAGGATGTGTGATTGGAAAGCACTATCCCATTCGTAGTTGCAGAAAAACCTATCAAGCTTGACCATTGTAGGCGTTTGTTGTTCATTACTCCACGTGAATTTTCGATTCTGTAGCTGAATTTCTGTTAGATCACATACATCTAACATTTCCCGAAACTTACTCATGAGGCGACGGTTCCCCGCACGAACGTGAGCACACGTGTGGAATCTCTCATTCAAGAGGTGAGGCGACGGTTCGTTGCTTTCAGGTCACTGACAAGCCTGTTGCTGTTGGATTTGGCATATCAAGACTTGAGCATGTAAATCAGGTAAAGAAAAGTTACCATCGCATCTGATTTACTTATTAAGC encodes the following:
- the LOC101766758 gene encoding indole-3-glycerol phosphate lyase, chloroplastic, with product MAFAIKAASTSYSTFSPADQPSLSRLAATAAVKMPAGRGKAAAAVVIRAVAAAAAPLSPAPARSAGKRCLPVSQTMARLKAHGKTAFIPYITAGDPDLATTAEALRLLDACGADVIELGVPFSDPYADGPVIQASTARALASGTTPDGVLAMLKEVTPELSCPVVLFSYFNPIVHRGLADFAAAAKEAGAHGLIVPDLPYAATCALRSEAMKNELELVLLTTPSTPEDRMKEITEASEGFVYLVSVSGVTGPRANVNARVESLIKEVKQVIDKPVAVGFGISKPEHVKQIAEWGADGVIIGSAMVRQLGEAGSPKEGLKRLEEYARSMKNALP